The segment GGACCCATGACGGGAGTCTGTACTATTGGTAGTCCTGTTTATATTTCTCCTAGTGATAATCCTAAGCGAAAATTAGCCTATACTTGGGAAATGATTCAAGTTAATAATACTTGGGTTGGGATTAATACGGCTATTCCTAATAAGGTCATTAAATACGCTTTAGAAAATCAGTGGTTTGCTCAATTAAAGGAACGATATACAACGGTTCGTTCTGAAGTTCCTTATGGAAAAGATAATAAAAGTCGTGTTGATTTTTTATTAACCCAAAATGAAGGCAAATCCCCTATTTATGTAGAGGTTAAAAATACGACTCTATGTCAAGGAGAAATTGCCCTTTTTCCTGATACTGTTACCAGTCGTGGACAAAAACATTTAAGGGAATTAATGGCTTTATTGCCCGACACAAAACCGATTATGTTATATTTTATTAATCGGGGAGATTGTTATTCTTTTGCCCCTGGAGATGAGTTTGATCCTACCTATGGAACATTGCTAAGGGAAGCAGTTAAAAAAGGGTTAGAAGTCTTACCTTGTCGCTTTGAAGTCACTCCAGAAGGGATTCATTATTTAGGATTAGCAGAATTTTTAACTAAATTATAGAGTTCATCAATGTATGATTCCATTTGTAAATTTATTGCCATTGAATTTTCCGAAGATATCGCCACTTGGCTATTAGGAAAACCTATCTCTTTAACCGAATTAAAACCCCCAGAATTATCTTCCGAACCCATTAGGGTAGATAGTTTAATTTTTTTGGAATCAGACGAGTTAGTATTACATCTTGAGTTCCAAACTTCTCCCGATCAAGATATTCCCTTTAGAATGTTAGATTATCGGGTTAGACTCTATCGCCATGATCCACAAAAAGAGGTCATTCAAATCGTCCTTTATTTAGGAGAAAATCGCTCAAAATTAGTCAATCAAACAGTTTTTGAATTGAGCAAAACATCCCATGAATTTGAAGTTATTCGCCTTTGGGAAGTTCCCCCAGAAACTCTATTACAATCTAAAGATTTATGGTCTTTTGCTGTCTTAAGTCAAGGCAAAAATCGAGAAACTATCCTGAGACAAATTAGTCAGAAAATTGACGAAATTTCAGACCCAAGAGAAAAAAGTAATGTAACTGCGTCAACTGCGGTTCTCGCTGGGTTAGTATTAGATCAGGACATCATTCAACGTTTATTAAGGAAGGACATCATGAGAGAATCTGTCATTTATCAAGACATTTTATCTGAAGGGAGAGAAGAGGGTAGAGAAGAGGGTAGAGAAGAGGGTAGAGAAGAAGGTAGACACCAAGAAGGTGTTAATCTAATCTCACGGCTTTTAAATCGCTTAATTGGACAAATTCCACCCAATTTAACTCAAAAAATTCACGATTTATCCATTGAACAATTAGAAAGCTTAGGAGATGCTTTACTCGATTTTAAATCTGAAGAAGACTTGCAAAAATGGTTTGAGGAGAATAGCGAAAATTGATGTCTGTTAATACAATTTATCCCTTGAGTATTGCCCCGATGATGGAGCGAACTGATCGCCATTTTCGCTATTTTATGCGACAGATCACGCAGGATACTTTACTATACACTGAAATGATCGTGACTCAAGCGATTCGTTACGGCGATCGCACTAAATTATTGGGGTTTTCTCCTGAAGAAAAACCCCTTTCCTTGCAATTAGGAGGAGATGATCCACAAGAATTAGCTGAATGTGCTATGATTGCAGAGGATTTTGGTTATGATGAAGTTAATTTGAATGTTGGTTGTCCTAGCGATCGCGTGCAAAGTGGCAATTTTGGAGCCTGTTTGATGCTGCAACCGGAATTAGTTGCCCGTTGTGTCGAAGCGATGCAAAAAAAGGTCAATATTCCTATTACTATTAAACACCGAATTGGCGTTGATGAACGCGATCGCTATGAAGATTTAGCCAACTTTGTTAAAATTGTTTCTGACGCTGGATGTCAACGCTTTACAGTACACGCTAGAAAAGCTTGGCTAAAGGGATTAAGTCCTAAAGAAAATCGCACTATTCCTCCTTTAAAATATGAGGAAGTCTATCAACTAAAACAAGAGTTTTCTCAGCTATTTATTGAGATTAATGGCGGTATTATTACCCTAGATCAAATTGAACACCATTTACAATTTGTGGATGGAGTAATGATTGGTCGTGCGGCCTATGATAATCCCTATTTATTTGCTACAGTAGATCGGGATATTTATGGGCAAAATATAATCCCACCAACCCGTCATCAAGTCGTTGAAAAAATGTTACCCTATATTGATTATTGGGTTAATAATGGTTTAAAACTTCATGCCATTAGTCGTCATATTTTAGCCATTTTTGGCGGTGTCCCAGGAACAAAAGCGTGGAAGCGACATATTAGCGAAAATGCCCATTTACCAGGAGCAGGTGTTAAAGTGATTGAGGAAGCATTAGGGAAAGTTCCCCGCGATAATTTTAGCCATTGGGATTAAAATTATCCAAGGGTCAAGGTCTGTTGACCCTACCTTTATCTGTCGAATAATGCTATAGTAGCTCTTAAACTTTACAATTTTTAATACTTACCCAATACTTGTTAAGATATAACTGTTTAATCATGGCTAATAATTTACAATCTTCTGTTGTTAACACGAGTTCAGACCATTCCGAAAAAACCTGGATTTGGCAAGGATTTCCCATCACTTATCAAAGCTATGGAAGCAGTGGTCCTGCGGTGATTTTAGTGCATGGTTTTGGGGCTTCTTGGCGACATTGGCGGAAAAATTTACCCGTTTTAGGAGAATATTTTCGGTGTTATGCGATAGATTTAATTGGCTTTGGAGGATCTGCTAAACCAACTCCAGGGACAGAGATTAACTATACCTTTGAAACTTGGGGACAACAGGTAGCTGATTTTTGTCAAGAAGTGGTAGGAAGTCCTGCTTTTTTAGTGGGTAATTCCATTGGTTGTGTAGTAGTTATGCAAGCAGCAGTAGACTATCCTGATTGGGTTTTAGGGATCGCGGCTTTAAATTGTTCCTTAAGATTACTCCACGATCGCAAGCGAAGTCAATTACCTTGGTATCGTCGTTTAGGAGCAAGTTTTGCCACTAAAATTTTAACTAACAAAACTATTGGATCTTTATTTTTTAGTCAAATTGCTAATAAAAAAACTGTCCGTAAAATTCTCTTACAAGCTTATTGTCGTCAAGAAGCGGTGAATGATGAATTAATCGAAATTATCTTAAAACCCGCTAAAGATAGCGGTGCATTAGACGTATTTTTAGCCTTTACTCGCTATTCTCAAGGTCCTTTACCTGAAGATTTATTACCGATTTTACCCTGTCCGGCGATTCTTTTATGGGGAACAAAAGATCCTTGGGAACCCATTGAATTGTCACGGGAATGGGCTAATTTTGAGCCTGTAGAACAGTTTATTCCCCTCGAAGGGGTGGGGCACTGTCCTCAAGATGAAGCCCCAGAATTGGTTAATCCTATTTTAAGAGATTGGATCTTAAGTAAAGGGTAATATAGTTTAAAAAATAACTTGTTTAGATAAATCGAAATGCTTCATTTAATTAACCCCTAAAGTCTTGTCTAATGCTTTCTAATGTTGACTCTAACCCTTGATTATGAATCCATCCCACATAACCACCAAAAAGCACCTCTCCTTTTTTATTAGCTAAAAAGATATGAGTCACCTTAAAAGGGTTTTGATAGATTTTAATTATCATTTTTTCTTTAAGCGTGAAAAGCGGTGTCGCTTGAAGGAAATGGGTAAGTTGAGCCTGTGTCATCCCTTCGACTCGCCATAATCGATCTACTATTTCTTGTTCTGATGAAGAAAGATTGGAGGCGATTTTAATTTCATTGGTAGGCTGATTAATAGGATTAACGATGGCATCTAATCCTTGAAATCCTTGACGGAATGTTTTAACTATTTTCGGTAAGTTCATAATGACTGGAATGCTTTCAAAAAGTGAGGTTTCTTTCTATGATAATCATCACATTTCAGAGGTAGCTCGTAAGTGATTTAAGTCACTTCATATAATTTACTGTTTACTAAAGAGACTTTTTTAGCAAACCCTAGTTATTAAGTATTTTTGTTTTATTACCAAATTCAGATACAATAGAAGTAGAATTCCTAATAGGGATTAAAACTTTAGTACACATTAGCCTAAAGTAAGGAGGATAAAAAAATGACACAAACCCTAACTATGTCAGCCCTCTATAAAAAACTTGCTAAACTAGGGCTAAAAGAAGACTATATCCGCGAAAATGGCTTACCCAGTTGGTGGGATGATGAAGGGCATTGACTAATTCAGGATTTACTGATATAGTAGTTCGTCTTAAGGGTAAAATTTGGTGTTTAGAACAGTTAATATTAAAGAATATTGAGCAATTTGGCTTTGATTACGTTCAATCTAAAGTTTATCAGGCTCAAGACTGTGATACGAATATAAGATTAATTTTTGGGGTTCTACCGAACCTGTCATGTAAAACTATTACAATTAACATCTTTAAAGCCTGATTTGGCAAGTATTTAAGTTTTTAATAGTTTGATTTTTATTAAAGCTCTTGCCAAATCAGGCTTAGTTAGGGCTTGAGGGATTTTTACCATGCTAAGTTCGGCAGAACCATTTTTGGTTATAGTGAAAAATTAGCAAGAGAGATAGTCAAAGAAGGATTAAAAAGCGAAATAATGTTATTAAAATAAGAGACGAGAAACCTATTATATCCTTATCCTAGTTAACTCTAAACAAACTCCAATTAACTATCAACTATTAACTATTAATTCAAAAAAGCTATCATCAATATCATACCCAAACAATTGAGCGAAAGATTTAAGACGAAAGGTACTTGGAATAGTTTGCTGTTGCAACCAGTCCGAAAGAATAAATAATTTGTGCATAACAAAGATTTCTAATGCTTCTGGGTTGTATTGAATACCCTCACTGCGGCTAAACTGATGGGGAACTAACATAGCCACATAACGCGCTAATTCTCCCGTCTTAGGGTCTAAAATAAACGGTATCCAGGGGTAAACCGAATCAAGACGCACAAACCAGAGACGAACCTCCGCAATTTCTGAGAGTTCCCTAGGATCGGTGGGGTCGCGGGGATAATGGATCTCAAAACTCAGGGTTTGTTCATAGTCAGCGATCGCCCTTTGAGTCAGGATCGGATCGATCAGTTGAGAGACAGGAGAGAGATCCAGTCGGGTGAGATGATCAAGTTGTAGTGCGATCGTCTGAGTCATGGCATGATTGAATGAATAGAAATTATTCTATCAGGATTTTAAGTCGGGTGGGCAATGTCTAGCTTACCTTTAATTTTGTTGAGGGACTTACATGATGAAAAAGGCCGTTATTTGTGGGTATTATGGTCAGGGAAATGGGGGAGATGAAGCGTTATTAGTGTCCTTACTCCAGATGCTTCCCTCGGATATTTATCCCATTGTTCTCTCAGCAAACCCGCGTCAAACTGAAGAACGTTATGGGGTAGAAAGTTGTCCTAACCGTTCTTTTTTGGCTATTTTAAAAGTCCTTAAACAGTCAGATCTGTTTATTTGGGGTGGCGGAAGTTTAATGCAAGATGTCACCAGTTGGAGCAGTCCAATTTATTACGCTGGATTGATGATTTTAGCGCAACAATTAGGACTAAAAACGATAGCTTGGGCGCAAGGAATTGGACCTTTAAAACGACCTTTTACCCGTTGGTTAACCCATCAGGCACTGAGGAAATGTACAGCCGTTAGTGTTAGGGATGGAGCATCCGCGAAATTAGTTTCCGAATGGCAAATTAACCCTTTAGTTGCCCCCGACCCAGTTTGGGCATTAAAAGCCAAATCTGTCCCTAAATTAAGCGATTTACCTGCCCCTAGGGTAGCGGTTAATTTACGCAAGCATCCCCAATTAACCCCCCAACGCCTAAAGGTTTTAACCAAGGCCTTAATTGACTTTCAAAAAGCGACAAACGTCTGTCTTTTATTAGTTCCCTTTCAAGCGTCTCAAGACTTAGAAATTGCTCGTTCTATCGCCGCACAATTACCCGGTTTTCATCAGATTATTTCCTTAGAAGATCCCAGAGAGTTAAAAGGATTATTTCGGGGGGTAGAAATGATGATTGGAATGCGTCTCCATAGTTTAATTATGGCTGCGGCTGAAGAATCTCGTTGTTTTGCCCTGAGTTATGACCCAAAAGTGACCCGTTTAATGATAGAAATTGAGTTACCTGGATGGGAATTAAATGAGCTTCCCGATGACCCCAATATTATTAGTACCGCTTGGTTAAAATGTTATGCCAATGGGGAAGCCTTAAGTCAATATCGCATTCAATCGTTAGTCGATCGCGCATTTATGCACCAGGAAATTTTAGGAACGGGGTTCACCAAATAACACGAGAGAACAGGTTAATTTTTTCAACAATTCGGTTGTCAAATCACTGACGGCTAACCCCCCGGCGGTACGACGACGGAAAGAGCGCAAAATGACTAAATCAAAGGCAGTTGAAGCGCGAGTAATCACTTTACCGACATCATCGTGGGCAATAATTTTAATCTTACATTTAGCCTGAAATCCACTTTCCTCAATAACTGCCATTAATTCCTCTTTAAAACTCGCTATTTGTTCGGGGGAAGTTTTGCGATCGCAGACGTGCAATAAAGTCACAGAACCTTCATTGGCATTAGCCAATAATTGGGCAAAACGAATAATACCCACAATAGCGGGACTAATATCCCTAACAGGCACTAAGAGACGATGCAAATTAATGGGTTTATCTAACAGACGCATCACGGCCACGGGACAGTGGGAAGACCAAAAAATCGTATCAATAACAGTCCCAAACAATCGAGCGCGTAATCCTGTATTTTGACTCCACCCCATAATAATTAAATTGGCATCCTTTTCCCTGGCGGTGCGACTAATTCCTTGGGCAACATCATCATCAATGCGAATGGTTGGTTGCGCTTGAACATCAAATTCTTGACTAATTTGTAGAGCACGCTCAAGTAAGGCTTGACTTTGTTGAAGATGATTATTTAATTGGGGATCATCCATGTGAACATGGGCAGTAGCAATGGAAACCGGGACAATAAACCCGGATTTACGACGGGCAATTAATGCACCCATTTCGATTAAATCGCGTTGTGTATGGGGATTATAAATAGGAATCACTAACCTAAAAGGTGACGAAGGCATTGCAGAATGAGATTGAGGCAGCCATTCCTCTAAGGAAGTCCCTGATTTTTGACTGTCTTCTTTGACGGTTTTAGGGATGGGTAATTTGGGGGCAAATTTGGAAGTCAATACGGGTCCCAAAATCGAGGTGACGAGCATTAAAACAATGACACTGTTGAAAACCGCTTCATTAATTAATCTTTCTCCTGCCGTATTTTTGGCTTGGTACGCAACTAAAGCGGCCGCTAGAGTTGCAGCGACTTGGGGTAAGGAGAGGGACCACATGGTTAAGCCTTCATGCCAACTGTAGCGGTAGAGGGTTTTTGCGGTCAAGGCTGCCCCGAATTTTGAGCCGATTAATCCGCCCACAATACCAATCACGAGGGGAAATTGAAAGCGCATCGTGGTGAGGAAAGAGGGAATATCTAAGAGTAATCCCATCCCAACAAAGAAAAAGGGAATAAAGAGGGTACTGCCCAGAAATTCGACCTTTTCTTTGACTGGTCCATTACCGAGTACATCATTAATGGCTAATCCCGCTAAAAATGCGCCAACAATTTTATCAACGTTGATGATTTGTGCTGCTACAGATACTAGAAAAACGGCAAACAAGACAAATAGAAATTGATTGCTTTCTTCATCTCCGGTGCGTCGAAAGTATTCTCGTCCTCCCCAATCTAAACCAAAGAGAACTGCTACTGCATAAAGACCTAAGGCAACTAATTGAAACATTAAGGAGGCTGCCGAAAACTGTCCCGCATGGATGGAAACACAGATTGCTAAGACTAGCAAGGCAGCAATATCGGTGAAAATCGTTGCCCCAATTGTTACCATGACCGATTGATTTTTAACCACGCCTAAGCGTTGCACAATGGGATATCCGAGTAAGGTATGAGAGGCTAAGAGGGAACCAATTAAAAAAGAGGTATTCCAACTAAAATTGAAGAGGCGACTTACTAATATTCCTGCGAGTAATGGGATTAAAAAGGTCATCATGCCAAATCCTAATGACCGATCTTTCGTTCGGCGAAATTCGGCCATATCGATTTCTAGTCCAGCAACAAACATTAAGTAAATTTTGCCAATGTCCGACAGCAGCTTGATACTTTCTGAATGGGGGTCAAGCAAATGTAAGCCATCTTTACCTAGAATAACTCCTGCAAACAACAAACCCACTAAGCCAGGAAGTCGTAATTTCTCAAAAATTGGGGGTAGGATTAACGTTACCATCAAGAGAATGGTAAATGCCACTAGGGGATTGTGGGGTAAAGCGGATAGCAGTTGTTCCATAACCAAAAATGCGATAATTGATCTCTTGTGAGATATCAGAAAATCAATATCCCAGAGTCCTCATGATAACTTTTTAGCTAGGTTTAAGTAGTTAATAAGAAGTTAGACCTCAATAAACAACTGAAAAAGGCTCTATATTTAGCTAATCCGCCGATAAGCCCCACACTCTCTCTAATGGTAAGCCTCGGGACAGTTCACGCAAAATCTGTAAAGGATAAGTCATTCACATCCAAAAGGGGTTTATTGTTCAAAATGGCAAATTGTCCGCCATTGCCTAATCCGGCGATCGCACCATCGGAATTGTAGAATAGGTTTCCAGTTGTTGTATTGTAAACCAGAAAAGCACTGCTACCTCCTGCTAGACTCAGTTCAGTCGAACTATCAGCCGTAATGGTCGTAAATTCACTGGCCACTATATTATTGCTCATGGTTAAAGCATTAAAGACAGTATGGGATAATAAAATTAGGTCAGTCCCTTTGCTAAAGTCGGCAACACTATCTACTCCTAACTCACCAAAATTAGCGACTCCACCAAAGATAAAGTAATCTCTTCCTTCACCCCCTGTCAGAGAATCGTTACCTTGTCCGCCCCACAGTTCATCAGTACCATTTCCTCCCAACAGGGTATCATTACCAGCATTCCCCCTCAGAATATTATTACCACTATTACCCGTGATAACGTTGTTCAGGCTGTTTCCTGTCCCATTAAGGTTGTTTGTCCCTGTTAAGGTCAAATTTTCCAGGTTACTGCCCAAAGTGTAGCTAAAAGAAGCGTTAACGGTATCTGTTCCTTCGCCGAGGTTTTCGATGATCACATCGTCAACCGTATCAACCATGTAAGTATCGTTGTCGAAACCCCCCTTGAGGGTATCCATTCCTAGACCCCCATCAAGGGTATCATTGCCATAACTGCCATCAAGGATATTATTGCCACTATTGCCGATGAGAAGGTTACTAGAAAAGTTGCCCGTTCCGTTAATACTATTTGTCCCCGTTAAGATCAGATTTTCTAGGGTACTACTATTCATAGTATAGGTAACAGAAGCCATTACCGTATCAATACCTTGGTTTCTCAGTTCTATGATGACATCCCCAAGACTATCGATAATGTAAGTATCATTGCCAGCCCCTCCTACAAGGGTATCATTACCTGATTGTCCATCAAGGATGTTATTGCCGCTATTGCCTGTAATGTAGTTATTGAAGTTGTTTCCTGTCCCATCAATGTTACTAGAACCCGTTAAGGTGAGATTTTCCAGATTACCGCTTAAAGTGTAACTAACGGACGAGTAAACGAGGTCTATCCCTTCGTTGGCGTTTTCAGAGACGATATCACCAACCTCATAAACATAATAGCTATCATCCCCTGCTCCTCCGATCATCGTATCGTTGCCGTCACCACCATTGAGGGTGTCATTTCCTGTTCCCCCAATTAAACTATGCCAGAAAAAGCAATGAAAGAACTACTAGCTTCTTAACAACACTTAATTAATATTCATCATCAAGCAAGAAACCCCTTACAAAAATAAGGGAAATTACTGTTCTTGTTTTACCTAGGGTATGGCCATAATAGAGTTGTGACCGATATCACTCACCAAGGGTAACCTAGACCACAGCCTAAAGAAAGAATCTATTAGATACTAATAGATTAACTTTTTTTATCTAAAAAATTTTTTACCTTGGAAGGTTACTAAAGCTAATCTCTGTAATTTTACTTAGCTAACAGATTTTAGCAATATTTATAACAAAATAATTGGGACTAAACCGATGAATACTAAATATAAACTTATCTTACTTTATCTTCATCATATTCAAAAATCCAAAAACAAAGGAATGACCATCGTTTTTGCGATGGCTATTGGCGTAGTTATGGCCTTAGCAGCCGGAACGATGCTTCTGGGGAGTCAGGCTAAACAATC is part of the Rippkaea orientalis PCC 8801 genome and harbors:
- the sfsA gene encoding DNA/RNA nuclease SfsA, coding for MTSNLIYPYPTLIPGVLRQRYKRFFADIELASGEIITAHCPNTGPMTGVCTIGSPVYISPSDNPKRKLAYTWEMIQVNNTWVGINTAIPNKVIKYALENQWFAQLKERYTTVRSEVPYGKDNKSRVDFLLTQNEGKSPIYVEVKNTTLCQGEIALFPDTVTSRGQKHLRELMALLPDTKPIMLYFINRGDCYSFAPGDEFDPTYGTLLREAVKKGLEVLPCRFEVTPEGIHYLGLAEFLTKL
- a CDS encoding Rpn family recombination-promoting nuclease/putative transposase, which produces MYDSICKFIAIEFSEDIATWLLGKPISLTELKPPELSSEPIRVDSLIFLESDELVLHLEFQTSPDQDIPFRMLDYRVRLYRHDPQKEVIQIVLYLGENRSKLVNQTVFELSKTSHEFEVIRLWEVPPETLLQSKDLWSFAVLSQGKNRETILRQISQKIDEISDPREKSNVTASTAVLAGLVLDQDIIQRLLRKDIMRESVIYQDILSEGREEGREEGREEGREEGRHQEGVNLISRLLNRLIGQIPPNLTQKIHDLSIEQLESLGDALLDFKSEEDLQKWFEENSEN
- the dusA gene encoding tRNA dihydrouridine(20/20a) synthase DusA, giving the protein MSVNTIYPLSIAPMMERTDRHFRYFMRQITQDTLLYTEMIVTQAIRYGDRTKLLGFSPEEKPLSLQLGGDDPQELAECAMIAEDFGYDEVNLNVGCPSDRVQSGNFGACLMLQPELVARCVEAMQKKVNIPITIKHRIGVDERDRYEDLANFVKIVSDAGCQRFTVHARKAWLKGLSPKENRTIPPLKYEEVYQLKQEFSQLFIEINGGIITLDQIEHHLQFVDGVMIGRAAYDNPYLFATVDRDIYGQNIIPPTRHQVVEKMLPYIDYWVNNGLKLHAISRHILAIFGGVPGTKAWKRHISENAHLPGAGVKVIEEALGKVPRDNFSHWD
- a CDS encoding alpha/beta fold hydrolase, which encodes MANNLQSSVVNTSSDHSEKTWIWQGFPITYQSYGSSGPAVILVHGFGASWRHWRKNLPVLGEYFRCYAIDLIGFGGSAKPTPGTEINYTFETWGQQVADFCQEVVGSPAFLVGNSIGCVVVMQAAVDYPDWVLGIAALNCSLRLLHDRKRSQLPWYRRLGASFATKILTNKTIGSLFFSQIANKKTVRKILLQAYCRQEAVNDELIEIILKPAKDSGALDVFLAFTRYSQGPLPEDLLPILPCPAILLWGTKDPWEPIELSREWANFEPVEQFIPLEGVGHCPQDEAPELVNPILRDWILSKG
- a CDS encoding CRR6 family NdhI maturation factor; translation: MTQTIALQLDHLTRLDLSPVSQLIDPILTQRAIADYEQTLSFEIHYPRDPTDPRELSEIAEVRLWFVRLDSVYPWIPFILDPKTGELARYVAMLVPHQFSRSEGIQYNPEALEIFVMHKLFILSDWLQQQTIPSTFRLKSFAQLFGYDIDDSFFELIVNS
- the csaB gene encoding polysaccharide pyruvyl transferase CsaB, with translation MMKKAVICGYYGQGNGGDEALLVSLLQMLPSDIYPIVLSANPRQTEERYGVESCPNRSFLAILKVLKQSDLFIWGGGSLMQDVTSWSSPIYYAGLMILAQQLGLKTIAWAQGIGPLKRPFTRWLTHQALRKCTAVSVRDGASAKLVSEWQINPLVAPDPVWALKAKSVPKLSDLPAPRVAVNLRKHPQLTPQRLKVLTKALIDFQKATNVCLLLVPFQASQDLEIARSIAAQLPGFHQIISLEDPRELKGLFRGVEMMIGMRLHSLIMAAAEESRCFALSYDPKVTRLMIEIELPGWELNELPDDPNIISTAWLKCYANGEALSQYRIQSLVDRAFMHQEILGTGFTK
- a CDS encoding cation:proton antiporter, whose protein sequence is MEQLLSALPHNPLVAFTILLMVTLILPPIFEKLRLPGLVGLLFAGVILGKDGLHLLDPHSESIKLLSDIGKIYLMFVAGLEIDMAEFRRTKDRSLGFGMMTFLIPLLAGILVSRLFNFSWNTSFLIGSLLASHTLLGYPIVQRLGVVKNQSVMVTIGATIFTDIAALLVLAICVSIHAGQFSAASLMFQLVALGLYAVAVLFGLDWGGREYFRRTGDEESNQFLFVLFAVFLVSVAAQIINVDKIVGAFLAGLAINDVLGNGPVKEKVEFLGSTLFIPFFFVGMGLLLDIPSFLTTMRFQFPLVIGIVGGLIGSKFGAALTAKTLYRYSWHEGLTMWSLSLPQVAATLAAALVAYQAKNTAGERLINEAVFNSVIVLMLVTSILGPVLTSKFAPKLPIPKTVKEDSQKSGTSLEEWLPQSHSAMPSSPFRLVIPIYNPHTQRDLIEMGALIARRKSGFIVPVSIATAHVHMDDPQLNNHLQQSQALLERALQISQEFDVQAQPTIRIDDDVAQGISRTAREKDANLIIMGWSQNTGLRARLFGTVIDTIFWSSHCPVAVMRLLDKPINLHRLLVPVRDISPAIVGIIRFAQLLANANEGSVTLLHVCDRKTSPEQIASFKEELMAVIEESGFQAKCKIKIIAHDDVGKVITRASTAFDLVILRSFRRRTAGGLAVSDLTTELLKKLTCSLVLFGEPRS
- a CDS encoding calcium-binding protein, with protein sequence MGGTGNDTLNGGDGNDTMIGGAGDDSYYVYEVGDIVSENANEGIDLVYSSVSYTLSGNLENLTLTGSSNIDGTGNNFNNYITGNSGNNILDGQSGNDTLVGGAGNDTYIIDSLGDVIIELRNQGIDTVMASVTYTMNSSTLENLILTGTNSINGTGNFSSNLLIGNSGNNILDGSYGNDTLDGGLGMDTLKGGFDNDTYMVDTVDDVIIENLGEGTDTVNASFSYTLGSNLENLTLTGTNNLNGTGNSLNNVITGNSGNNILRGNAGNDTLLGGNGTDELWGGQGNDSLTGGEGRDYFIFGGVANFGELGVDSVADFSKGTDLILLSHTVFNALTMSNNIVASEFTTITADSSTELSLAGGSSAFLVYNTTTGNLFYNSDGAIAGLGNGGQFAILNNKPLLDVNDLSFTDFA